A genomic region of Pyrus communis chromosome 14, drPyrComm1.1, whole genome shotgun sequence contains the following coding sequences:
- the LOC137716520 gene encoding LOB domain-containing protein 12-like, whose translation MGSGSSPCASCRLLRRRCAKGCIFAPYFPSDDPHKFAIVHKVFGASNVSKMLQELPIHQRGDAVSSLVYEANARMRDPVYGCVGAISFLQNQVSELQMQLAVAQAETLCFQMQQDPVALPTQIDQHQHQHHHQHQDHDQKSLLLSNSDFNSIPHQYFSSFASPSNVIQDPLKRESLWT comes from the exons ATGGGATCGGGCTCTTCGCCGTGTGCTTCTTGCAGGTTGTTGAGGCGCCGGTGTGCCAAGGGCTGCATCTTTGCCCCATACTTCCCTTCTGATGATCCTCATAAGTTTGCCATTGTTCACAAGGTCTTTGGTGCTAGCAATGTCAGCAAAATGTTGCAG GAGCTtccaattcatcaaagaggagaTGCTGTGAGCAGTTTGGTTTATGAAGCAAATGCAAGAATGAGAGACCCTGTTTACGGGTGTGTTGGGGCAATTTCTTTCCTGCAGAATCAAGTTTCTGAGCTGCAAATGCAGCTTGCAGTGGCTCAGGCAGAGACACTTTGCTTCCAGATGCAACAGGATCCTGTAGCCTTACCAACCCAGATTGatcaacaccaacaccaacaccatcATCAACATCAAGATCATGACCAGAAGTCCCTTCTTTTATCCAACAGTGACTTCAATAGCATTCCACATCAATACTTCAGCAGCTTCGCTTCTCCTAGCAACGTGATCCAAGACCCTCTTAAAAGAGAGTCTCTTTGGACTTGA
- the LOC137714220 gene encoding uncharacterized protein, with protein sequence MRYHSFLRSLKKEEQQVPDSTHNSGEEFSDTNTTKLDDAYTNGDNDHEVDIMDDWEQILGIKMEEDGKLPSDNMYSGHELNWDFMDWDEFPNGEEEGEEIEQKVDQGTDKCFFEEESYYKKNVVKCESLGFWDDDDEKKVQLNLNLNYQEVMDAWSDRGTLWADDCSLSSVASNGNYVSA encoded by the coding sequence ATGAGGTACCATTCTTTCTTAAGAAGCCTAAAGAAGGAAGAGCAACAAGTTCCGGACAGTACCCATAATTCTGGTGAAGAATTCTCAGACACTAATACTACAAAATTAGATGATGCTTACACCAATGGAGACAATGATCATGAGGTTGATATCATGGATGATTGGGAGCAAATTTTGGGAATCAAAATGGAAGAAGATGGAAAATTACCGAGCGATAACATGTACAGCGGTCACGAGCTCAATTGGGATTTTATGGATTGGGACGAGTTTCccaatggagaagaagaaggggagGAGATAGAGCAAAAAGTTGATCAAGGCACTGATAAGTGCTTCTTTGAAGAGGAGAGCtactacaaaaaaaatgttgtaaagTGTGagagtttagggttttgggatgatgatgatgagaagAAGGTGCAactgaatttgaatttgaattatcAAGAGGTTATGGATGCTTGGTCTGATCGCGGTACTCTTTGGGCAGATGATTGTTCACTTTCTTCCGTGGCTAGCAATGGCAATTATGTTAGTGCTTGA